TCATTGAGTAGGGATCTAAATTTTTTGTACTTTCTCTTCAGTCATCCTGAATACTGGAATTATCAACATACGGAAAATTTTAAACCGTTTAGTTACAAGTTAGGGGCTACAACAGTTTTCTGTTACAAGTTAACTTTAGTCGATCAGCATTTAGCAACCGTACAAAAGTGTGTACAGATTGGATTCAGGCCACAATTACGATCATCATTCTTCTTCGGGTTCTTCCTCCTCCTGGAGAAGATTCTCTCTATTATCATGAGCCCAAAAACCACGGACATCTATGAGCATGCTGGCAACAGTACCCCCCTGTTTGCAAGATAATAAATCTGCTAATGTAATTTTTAAAGGGTCACCTGGCTTCACCATATCCCATATTTCATCCCGTACATCTTCAATACATAGCTCATAATTCCCTCCGTCTATCCACTTTTGATGTACATCCCTGTTTTGCATCCACAAGATAACTCAATTAAGCTTAAGCAATAAtatcaaattattatacatatatatggaAGTTCCAAAAAAAATTCATTGTATCTTGCAATTAGAGGCCTGTGAACTTTCTCAACAGCTGCAAGCAGGAAATTACAGAATCTTTATAGGAAGCTCATATCAGGCAACATCTACGACTACAGATGCTCCCCTTCTTTTCTTCCGCTCAGAATTTACAAAATTCTCGTTATAAATTTTGTGAAAAACCAAACTTTGCTTTAGTGCTGATGAACTAAGCAAAGCGGTAAAAGAAATTGGACCACTATTGAAATAACTAATCTGCAAGTTTTAACCTGAAGAGTGAGTGAATATCAGCTGTAGTGAGAAATCCTTTTCCATTGAGATCGAGGCATCGAAATAAATATGTCAACCCCTCTTGGGTATCTTTATTTTCTAGGGCCAAAACGAAGTCAAGAAAGCTATCAAAGTCCATCTCACGACCATTAGCTCCTCCAGTTTTGCCACGACGGACATGCTCATCGAAAGCTATTAATAATGATACAAAAAAATAGAGGAAAAGCAAATCAAACTCCAGTACAGAAAATACATAATCTATTCAGTACAAATATCACAAAAAATTACACAAGAAAAAAAAGGTATCCTGATGCCAATATCTAGCCGGTTCTTTTGTAATGCCTATATTCCTATGGTCCTTAGGCCTGAGGGTACTCAAATGGGGACTACAAGACAACAAAATGCAAGCTGCAGATACGGCTTAAGCTTTCTCTGACAACCAGTGATATCCAATCACTAAACAGAATTGTATGAGCAACAAGTAAACTGCAAGAAAAAGACCAAGAATTCCCTAATGATATAAGCCCTTTGAAAAAAGTACGAGAGACAAGCAAGCAGGAAAAGTTCCAACTATCCAAGTTCTTGCATAGAAAGAAATCACTGAAACCAAAAGCCAAGAGTGACCAGGAAAATATCTAGGAAATCCTGCAGTCCAGGATTCTAGAATATTCGTGCATTACATCTCAGAATGAAACATTTTTAACAAGTTGCTAGCAAATTAAGGTAAATTATACCTCTCTCAATGAAAATATCTGTCAAAGTTCCATCTGCGTAATCTCCGAGTTCCTGCTTGCTTAATGTCTTATTCATATCTTTATCGAGGGTGACGAACAAATCTGTAAAACTAATATAAAGAATATAAGAAAAAAAAAGAGTAATAAGATAAAAGTATTTATTAGACATTTTTTTATTCAAACCAAGGAGCAATTCACGAAGAGAAATATGATGTCCAACAGCACCAGCTATGTGATTTTAAAACAGAAATGTAATGCAATGTTACATGGATAAATTCTCCTCGTGCATTCCCTGTAAAACTTAAGATGCTTTATCTACAAATAAATGTAGAAAGTCTAATCACCTTGGCCAACTAAGCCAACATTTCATTGTTCTATATAACCAGGCAAGCACATTCTATTATATCTGTGAGTTTAAATCCATATTTGCAATCAAGAACATGCAACACGTCATACTTAGCAGAAACAGACTATATTAAAACAATAAGAGTAGAGAGGAGAATAATGAAATGAAAAGCTCACCACATATGCGTTGTGCAGATGTCAATGAAAACCAGTTCTCTGCTTGTTCGGAATCAGTGACTTCTTCCTCACTTTCCTACAATAATGCAATGTACGAACCATAATCAGTTTTAATATAATACAATATATTGTTTTTTTAGAGATAATATAATATAATGCTTCAAACTTGCAATCacaatgaaaaataaataaatttattttagaaACCTATCAGCTAAATTCAGTGGTTGTGTATCATTCTATATATTAACTACGAACACGTCTCAAGTGTGACACAATTTAGAAAGTTACAATGCCCAGTTTCTTAGAGATGAAAAAAAGGTTCCTTTAGTTATTTCTCAGTTGATTTCAATAGATATCACAATAATATAATTAGAGGAACAAATTGTCTATGATTGATAGAGGACAGTATTGTGTTAACCCTGTACAAATTGTCATACAGAATTCAATTATGACCCTTTAAGTATTCCTAGATCCTAATTAGTATTTAGGTACAAATGCAGTTGCATATTCTTGAAATTTTACAGCCTAATGACTAAACTGAACAACTAGCCTCTAATTTCGACCATGTTGGGCACTGCAACATGAATCACAACAGTCCAAATAAGTTATCCAACTGAGAATTTTGAGTGATCAGTCATCACATGGACCAAAAGTTACCTGGTGCAGCTCCATTAATTCTTGAAGAGCGTTACTGAGCAGCACTTTCTTTATGCATGCCTTGCCTAAAAGTAAGATAAAATATTAACAATCTACACGTTTAGCATTTCTAGCATCCTTATAAAGGCACTAAAAGATAGATTGCAAATAACCAAGTTATACTGAAGTTATGGCCATAAAAAGAGGTAGCTGATAACATACTAATGTAGCAACTCCATGTCACATTAATTTAACTAAACTGGTAATAGAAGATTCTTCCTAGTCGGCAAATCCACCCCCAGACCACCAAATTCCACAATTGTTCAAGAGGATACTTTCCCCCTTCACTATATGCTATGCTAAAATACATGTTGCTATATTGTGAAACCAAAAGTGATTTTTGTGCTAAAGAAGAACTTGTTTTCCAATGCACAATTTTAAATGGCacaaaataaattcaaatttagcTAGCTTTTCAACCACCTTACTTTTAAATGCACAACTATAATTGTCGACATTGCTTTAGTTACTCATTTCCCTCCAATTTCCCACATGCATGTCTATGTGGCAATTATAGCAGCATATATATTTGGTTCTACATTTAGTACCAAGTATAGCACTTTGCAATTTTACATCCATGTATAGCATTGCATTGAAGTGGTGTTTTGTTTGCTTGGTGCTAAATTATAGAAATAGCATCAATATAGCATTGCATTCGACAAGCTCTAATGTTTTAGGCTTTCAGCTAATACAATCTAAAAATCTTATAATTATAACTCAAGTATCAGTAAGTAACAATTTGTTTTCTAATTAGTAAAAAAAACACAATTTGTTTTCTTTAAATTCATACATCTTCTAACAAGAAGTGATTATGTTTTAGGTTTTAATGTAGATATGTGTCAACTTCTCCTGTAAACAAAAAAAACCTGCTTAATATGTAAAACCATTTGTACAGAGCACAGACAGACTTTTAGGGCGATAAGATCCAAAGTCAAGAGGGCTGTGAAACACCATTAATTTATTTTGTGAAAATGTTTAAACAATTCCCCACGGAAACTTAAACCCTTGAACTCAAATCTGTGCATTAAGACTATGAATCTCCCAATCTGACATGACTTGGTATTAGGTACTTGCAAGCTCTCTTACCTTGATTCTTCATTTTGCCATGCATACCCATGCCGGACAGACACTCGGACATGGGCAGAACACACTGACACTTATTTCAGGCCAAAAACAagtaaaaattcaaaaaaaattgccaattttgagacttgaaCATGTATCTATGCTGGAAACTTTCAACGAAGTCTGGATAACAAAGGTCAAATGTCATCAAACTGTATATACATGCAGAAGTAGCGTCCAGTATTTAAGTGCGTAGTCTAATATCTAACTATTTAAATTCCACTTTATATACATATTTGTATTGTTGGTAATTAAAGCTCTAGCACTAATATGATTTGCTAGGTGCTTATGTGCAATATTTGTAGGTAATAATGCAAGAGAGAGTTAAGGTTAACAATGACAGGGAAATAGAAAGTGTTGCTTATTCTCTAGAGAGAAACAACCATCAAGAGTCCAGACAGATGTTTAGGACGTAAAAAGAGATCATGCAGTATCAGCACAAGTTCAGGATAAGAGTGAGCATTACAAACCTCGTCTTTGTGGATCACAGAAGAAGAAAAATTTACGTGC
This sequence is a window from Apium graveolens cultivar Ventura chromosome 9, ASM990537v1, whole genome shotgun sequence. Protein-coding genes within it:
- the LOC141684768 gene encoding putative serine/threonine-protein phosphatase 2A regulatory subunit B'' subunit TON2 encodes the protein MYNASGDGEASSSKKIPPATSMLWVRNLRRFIGSGAGLGSEALMELETKRILLDIFKEKQQKSAESGSIPSFYKKKPEDGSISQRVQRLAKYRFLKKQSDLLLNADDLDAMWVCLRENCVIDDATGAEKMNYEDFCHIASVCTEQIGPKCRRFFSPSNFMKFEKDESGRIAILPFYLYVMRTVSLTQARIDMSELDGDSDGFLQPPEMEEYISGLIPNLAQLRDMPETFKKTYCRIAARKFFFFCDPQRRGKACIKKVLLSNALQELMELHQESEEEVTDSEQAENWFSLTSAQRICDLFVTLDKDMNKTLSKQELGDYADGTLTDIFIERAFDEHVRRGKTGGANGREMDFDSFLDFVLALENKDTQEGLTYLFRCLDLNGKGFLTTADIHSLFRDVHQKWIDGGNYELCIEDVRDEIWDMVKPGDPLKITLADLLSCKQGGTVASMLIDVRGFWAHDNRENLLQEEEEPEEE